Genomic segment of Mangifera indica cultivar Alphonso unplaced genomic scaffold, CATAS_Mindica_2.1 Un_0015, whole genome shotgun sequence:
TGACCCATTTCTGCCCTGTGCTGACTCAACATCTCGTCAATCCTCTTCTTCCATTCAGACCTCCTTCTATTAATCCTATCTTCCCACTCGCTCTCCTGAATCAAGTCTTCATCTCTCCTTCTCCTTTCCCTCTCTTCAGTCTCCTTCTCTATAGCTTCCCATTCCTGGATCCTCTGCTGCCTCAACTTCTCCCTAGTCTTCTCTCTCTCCTCCCTCACCTTCACCCTCTCTTCCCACTTCCGTTCCCATTCCTGCTCAGCCTTTATCCGAAAATTTTCCCTCCTCTGCCTCTCACGCTCTCTTTCTGCCTCACGATGCTCAAATCGAACCTCCATATCCCTCAACTGCCCCAATTGGCTTGTGAGAAATCCAAATGTCTTCTTCTCCAAGCCCTTCAACAACTTCCTCTTCTTATTCAAATTAGATCCATTCACCtcaatttcttcaaatgcaATAGCATTATCCCCATCTTCCCTCACCCTTTCACTATTACCATTAAAATTCTCTTCTGCCTCATCACCATCATACTCAAAACCCAAACCCATCACCCCGTTCTCTCCCGCATCAATCCCCGCAAATTCCCCATCTCCTGAATGACCCATTTGCCCAAATTCCACAATATCCATCCCATTACCTACCCCCACAAACCCTCCACCATTCTCGCGGTCCTCATTAACAACTGCCAATAAGTCACCAccattattgatattattattatatgatgcAACATCTCCAAAAACCTCCTTATACCTCAAAAAATTTGACCAATGGGTAAGCCCCTCAACCCAATCAAACTCATCCCCATTACTTTCCCCACCAACAGAATGATCAACAGACAATTCCGGTTTCTTTATCTTTTGCTTAACTAACAAATACTGGTGCCTCATATTTTGCACCTTCGTGGACACATCTTTCCATGTCCATTGCCAAGGAAAGGCCATAGGATCACGAACGTGGTGCACTGAATTCACATACAAAGCAATCGGTTTATATTTCTTCTCACGGGTTTTCATTTTCACTAGAGTCCCATCTGCAACCATCTCCCCGTATTTTTCTATTAGGGTTTTTTCTTCTGCCTCTgtccatttttttcttcttggaGGAACCATTATTCAACAATACCAATACTGTACTACTAAGAATAGCAATACCAACTACTTGTTTCAATCTAACTCCAAAACAATCACATACTAAGTTATATGGCATCGAAGAGAAAACAACTGATCAATATTAAGCAGCAAAAGAGCGAGGAAGAGTTTACCTTGAGCTTCAGATTGAGCAcgtgattttaaaaaaaaagctttGGAGGAATTATAAGAGTATAGAGAGGTTCGTGGAGGGAGATTTTCAGAGGAAAATTGAGAAAGTTTAGGAATCCAAGGGAAAGTGAAATCTGGGAGAttggtaatttaaaattaaaaaaaaaaaaattgaataaacccCATGCGTATAATTAAGggatataaattaaattgtcCATATTTCATAGGTCATAAACAAGATTATCCGTAATTTTGtggtataaaaaaatatccaaatttttaaagagtTTAACAAAATTGTCATAAATATTCAAAGAAAATaccaaaaatgtcattttttgttctatataaatcataacCCTATAATGttttaacgtataaaattttacttgttaTCTAGGAGAGATTTCAAGGGAGAAAAAAAGTTAGTAATTATGATTTTAGAGCCAgtggaaaaaaattctaattatgaGCATTTATGATTCATAATCATAAACTAAGTCAAATAGAGacataataagtaaaattaaacataaattaactaataaaatagaaataaaaatagatttttaatggGTCGCTTTTACTGTTTAGagggattcatgatgtattgaCATATTGTGATTGAGTACTAGACCTAGCAAACGGTCGGTTTGGGTTAGGTGCAAGTCTAGTCAGGCTGATACGGGTGTGGATCGAAAACGACTTAAGTTATACAGATAATTTCTAAAACCTCTACTTGGCCCTGTAGGTATTGGTTGACCTATGgattattcattaatattaatttctcactatttatttatttatattattttaatatattcatttcataatttttaatatttttctcttcaaatacaTAAGTATTTCGTGGGGAAATGAAAGATtacctcaaattataaaaaaatgttttctatagATCTAAAAAGTATTATTATTGAACAtggaataatatttataacaaagttTTTAgtgatcatattttttaaatttgttttcaacacaacaaattttttaattttatggtagatttgagtttatttcatgtctagagaagagaaaatatgtgaaatttgtgtTAGGTGTGTTATAAAGTTGATgttaaagaggaagaaaaaaataaatagaaaaaaaaaataataagtgaCTTGTGGCTATCCACACCACAAGTATACTTGACCCGCTCACAAAAACTCATTACTTACGAATATGAGtccaaaaatctaaaactcatACCTATTTTTAAATGAGTTACCCGAAAACCTGTAGATAACCTATCCGTTTTGTCAAATCAATGGAGTACTAGTATATTGTGTAATTGACTAGTCATCTAGACAAGATTGTCCATGGTACATGTGGGCTAGTCCCAAAAATTCACTTGATTCAATAGATCTTAAGCATAATGTTTAATTTATGGATGTGTTTGGGTTGCACCTGGATGGATTAGGTTGTGATTATCTTCTTGAGTTTGCAagtattacttttttaattacatGTGCCTACTACATGGAAAAAgctttttatttcaacaaataaTAAGAAGAGTAAATTGATGTGGCAATTGtgttcttttaagttttaacatataatctccttcaattatctaatttattttttatttaaaaatcgtCAAGCAATCTAAAACATATCCATTTGAATAAACGACTTTGTATACAAAGTATTAtcctaataaaaatatttatgtgtattgAGTAATGTTATCTACACCCAATATTGAGTACACATTcttatatctaaataatatattatcatatgattgaaggttacttaatttttaatttaaaatcactttatCACCTAAATACCAAttaggtaataaaaaataggtacacataatgtTATGGTTTTGCATAATGTAGGCGTGTGACAATGAGATGTTAATAGATGActtagttaattaaaaaatatatttttttaaaaaatttgcttatactttcttaacaaaatttttttcattatacctTTCTAACCAAAACCCAAATTTTATACCCAATATGCCTTTACCACCAACCTTATCAACCCTAGTCTCCTTCAccatttttcattaaaaaaatagcatagTTAAACACATAAAAGTGAGGTTACTTTTTCCAACAAGATTATCATATTCTAAGTAAGTTTCTTTACTCAGTCTATATCAAACATAAGAACTTTCCTTGTTTTATGTTAATGTTCAAAGtttcaaacaaattataatgaaatcttGATGTTTTTGATAagatgtgattttattttttgtacttTCAAACATAAATTAGTTGCAAGACTATTAGGTAAGTATTATCTGCGTTAGTGTCCAAGTAGAACAGGTTTAgtgttcaaatcaaataaaatacaaaatggcATACCGGTAAGTGGTTGTGCATGTAAAAGGGTATGTGgctatgtatgtgtatgtatgcgAGTGGACAAGTGTGCAGGCAAACGGGTATGGGGGTGGGCAGTTTGgaccaaaattcaaaatttcaaactatTAGACAGTATTAGGCTGTATCATAAATGAGGCAATCAAGATTCAAAAGGTAAGAAAAACTTCCACTCTAGAGGAtccaaaagaaacaagaagggCAAAAGACCGAGATAAGTAGCCACGATAAGTGGATCAGCCGAGGCATGATGACCCTCCTTTGCGTCATAGGTGTGGCCATAAACATACTAGTGATTGTTCAAAGCAGAGGTTATGTTACCTATGCAAGCAACTAGGTCACTTCACTTGAAAGTATAATATAGCAATACTAACCCCCATTCAACAGACTGTTAGGAGAGGTCAACCTAGGGTTTTTATAGCCACTTAGACTTAGGTTAAGGCCATCCCATCTATAGTGATGGGTcagttaatttttcattattcttcGTTGTATGTTCTAATCGTTTCTAGTGTCACCACAGTTTTATTTCTCGTGGTATGGTTAAGAGATTAAGATTAGAACCTAAACTTGTTGagaatatttgtattaaaatgtcTAATAAAGATAGGTTATGAGTAATCAGATGCTGTTGAGTGAGATAGTAACTTTGAGAGGCTGAGAGTTGGCCTTAGATCTAATTGTATTTGACATGTTTGACTTTAATGTGATTTGGGATATGGACCTCTTAAGTCAATATAGAGTTGAGATCGACTATAAGAAGAAGAATGTTCAGTTTCATCGAGATGATggtaatgaatttaattttggtgAAAGTCATGTACTTAATATGATCATTAGTAGtgttaaaacaagaaaaatgttgagtaaGAGATGTACGAGTTATTTGACGCACGTTGTGAGTAAAGTAGATGGTTCAATCTTGAGTTTGCAAGATACTCTCATTATGTATGAGTTTCAGGATATGTTTCTTGATAATTTCTCAAGGTTGGCACTTGAAAGAAAGGTTGAGTTTAACATTGAGTTAGCTTCAAGGATAGTGCTTATTTTTAAAGTACCATATATAATGGCCCCAACCAAATACTAGGAATTTAAGAAACAATTACAATAGAGTTTCTAGATAGTGGTTTCATCAAACCAAGCCATTCACTTTAGTGCACACCGATCTTTTTTGTAAAAAAGAATGATGGGTTGATGTGCATGTGCATTaattacagagagttgaataaggtGACggtaaaaaataagtatacattattgaggattgattttgattattgaaaaatgaattaatattttctaaaattgacttgagatttGTGTATCATCAAGTCTAGGTGGTCGAGAAAGACATTCTAAAACTATTTTCAAGACAAGATATAGGTACTATGAGTTTGTAATGATACCCtttagtttgaataatgttCTAATAATCTTCTTGGACCTAATTAATAAGATGTTCTAGGATTGTCTTAACAAATTTATCGTGGTGtttattaacaatattttgGTGTATTCTAGGACTCTAGAAAAACACGTGTAGGCACTTGAGATTTATGTTTTAAAGGCTTTGAGATAAGTAGTTCTATATTAAGTTCTCCAAATGTGAGTTTTGATAGGATTATGTGGTATTTCTAGAACATATTGTGTCAGTTAATGGTATCTCAGTGGACTCGAGTAAGATTAAAGTTGTGTTGGAGTGATACAGATCCAAGATTACTAAGAAGTTCTAAAGTTTCCTAAGATTAACAAGGTACCATCGATGGTTCATAGAGGGCTTTGCTAAGTTGACATGATCATTGATTGAGTGATGGTCTGATTCTTGTGAGAGGAATTTTTAAGAGCTGAAGAGGAGATTGACTTCGACACTAATTTTAGCATTACCAACTGAGGGAGAACAATATGACTTATATATAGATGTTTCTCACTATGGTTTGAGAGCTATGttaatgcaaaaagataaggtAATTGCATATGCCTCTCAACAGCTTAAGGACTATGAGACTCAATACCTAACTCATTAGTTGGAGTTAGTCATAGTTAtgtttcatttgaaaatctggTAGCATTACTTATATGGAGTCAAGCATAGTGTGTACATAGatcataaaagtttaaaatattttttcacctaaaagGATTTGAGTATGAGAGAAAAGACAGGGTTAAAGCtagtaaaagattattattGTGATATTAGATACCATCCGAGTAAGACCAATGTTATGGTAGACGTTTTAAGTATAAAAGTGGTTTTGTCTCAAATCACTACTTGTAGGGAGTTATAATAGGAATTAGTAAGAGAGCAGATTGATCTAGTTTTTAATAAGATGGTTGGATTGAGGATTTAGTTAACTCTTTTGGATAAGATTCGTGTGACTCAATTGGTCGATGTATGATGTTTACAAGTAAGGCAGAGAGTTACTGAGGGTACTGAGGCAGAGTTTTATGTGACTAATGAGTGTTAAGGTTCCATGACAGGGTTTATGTTCCCTATGATATTGATTTAAGGAGTGGGATTCTCATAGAGGCTTATAGTTTTCTTTACACTACCCATTATGGGAGTGTAAAAATGTAATAGGACTTGAAGAGGTTATTTTGGTGGTCTGACATGAAAAAGATGTAACTGGTTTTTTTGCCATATATTTGGTGAGTCAATAGGTTAAATTAAGCATTAGAGACCATTTGGTTTATTGTAACCTCTAAGTATTCTTGAGTAGAAATAAGAGCACATCTCTATGGACTTCGTGGTCAGATTATCAAGGGTCAGAGCTAGATATAATGTTTTATGGGTCATCATAGACATATTTCATCTCAGTTAAGGATAGTACCAATGGTAATCAGTTAGGTTAGTTATATGCTAGAGAGATTGTGAGACTTCATATATGTCTAATACAATCATGTTAGATAAAGACACAAGATTTGTTTAAGCATTCTAATAGAGTTAGTAAAGGTCTATGGGTACAAGATTAGCATTCAGTACCAATTATAATCCCTAGACTGATGGGTAGACCAAAAGGGTAAATTCGGTGATTGAGAACATGTTGAGAGTATGTTGTATGGATTGAGGAGCGATTTGGATCGATATGTTACTGTTGAGAcactttatggaagaaagtgcaAATTACCTCTTCATTAGGATGAAATAGGTGAGATAGATGCTTTCACTCAAGCCTTGGGGTCAAAGATGATTTAGTGGATGATTGATGATGTGACACTAATTAGATATAGAATAAAACAAGCTCAGGATCACCAAAAAAGTTATGCAAATAAGAGAAAGCGAGACTTGGAGTTTGATGTGAGTGATATGATTTTTGTAAGAGTATCCCTTTACTGtcatgtgatgagatttggacAAAAAGGTAAATTGGCTTTAAGATTTATAGGACCTTTTAAGACTTTTGAGCGTATAGGTAAGGTTGTCTATTGACTTGCTTTACCAGCAAACATCGAGCAGATTTATACTGTGTTTCATATCTTATTGCTACATAAGTATATCAATGACCCAACTTATATGTTAAGAGTTAAATACGTGAAACTAGAGCATAATCTAGTTTATAAGGAGCACCTAGTTCAGATCTTAGACAAGTAGGTTAAATAACTAAAGAACAAATAGATTCCATTGGTTAAGGTTCTATAGAGGAATTATCAAGTTAATGAGGCCACTAAAAAGTGGAGTAGGATATGAGATAGAGATTCCTATAGCTGTTCAAGTTAATTTCAgggataaaattcttttaagaggGAGAAATATAGCATCTACAAGTATGTCCAAGGGTATTTGCATCTTTTTACCTTATAAATATGTTCATTTTTGTATATGTATAAATCTGGAGTTACATGTTCGTGTGGGCAGGCCATACACTTGTGTGTGTGATGgcaaaagcaaaataatattttctcgtGTGATGCGTgaaaaaaatggcaaaatttgAAAGCatacattttttgtatattGGAATACACGTCTGTGTATGACTAatgcatttgaattttggataaggatcCATTTTGTGATTATTTTGGAAATTGTCATTAATGAGTAATGGCATACACGTCTATGTATAAAGGGTACACAATTGTGTATCAtgattttcagttaaaaataaaaggttttaGATGTGTTTGGCTGAAGgttctttttaatttctaaagCAAATAAAGAGAGTAAGATGAGAGAATTGTGAAAGTCTTTTTGGAGAACTTAAAGATGAAAGATTTGTTGGAAAGGATTCTTGCCAGGTGATGACCAAACGCATTATTAGAAGAGAGTTAAGTATGGTGGTTTCTCATTTTAGTTTTGGCTTCAGTATTGATTATGGTatgaatcaatttatagatgtaGTTGTGTGATACTtgtgttgatatatatatatatatatatatatatatatatatatatatatatatatatatatatatatatatatatatatattagtgtCGATATACAATGGTTTTCGTTTTATCATTTTTAGCATGAGAAAAAAATGCTTAATTGAATGATTAATTGTAAGACTAATTTCATGAAGTATAAGATGATATATTGATGCCTATTTTGTGTTAGAGACTTGAAAAAGTTGATTATAATTTGAGTAGTGTAGGAAATGATTAGTGATCCATCTATGTACATatattgatgaaattataacatatattatgATGTTTCAAGGATGATTAATGATTTTGCTTACATTGCTAAAGAAGTTGTGACCTAATTTAGTGTAAACCTTAATAGAGATATAGTAAGTTTTATAGTCATTAGGTTTAGGATGAATTCATGTATTGGTAGTTTGTTTTAAATGCCTAAGATTGGGTTCAGATGGTTGGAAATTGTTATAAAGGTGGAAATTATTTTCTGTAGAAAATACGTTACATGCGTATGCATGTCTACATACACAACTGTGTATAATTAGGCAAAATTTAGTTCCTTGTATTTTAGCGAATCCAAAAGCTTGTTAATTTAGGGACGAATACATGTCCATGCGATCTAGGACACACAGTTGTATATGCTACCTAGGTTTCATACTTATGATGGGTTAATGTATGGTCATGTATGAGAAGTTGTATGGAAGACACATCCCTAtgtataatttagaaaatttgaaaaaaattattaaaagttagTAAGATTTATGTAAAGTTATtgtaatgactattttacccctataaaAGAAGAATATGAGGAAAATCAATGTTGAGGCCCTAATGAAGGCAATATGAGATGAAGTTAGTATATGGATGATGGTAGACTCATATAAGAGAGATTTTGACTCAAAActaaaaatgatgtattatcttATTCTCACTACCAAACTATGTGCAGTGTAGTTATTTTACCGAGCTTTGTACAATATGGAACTGTATGCAATGTGACCTATTATTGAGTTATGTATAGTGTGGTCATACCAACTAGCTGAGTGTAGTGTGGTTGTGTCACCAAGTTAAGTACAGTATGGTTGTACCACTAAGTTATATATGTTATAGTTGTGAAAGCATCAAGGCTAgtttatttgactttttttttttactttagcCTGAAGCCCAATCGACATGTGTATATGGTACACCATATAAATGACATCTGGGATGTTAAATGCTTTTATCAAACGTTCTGTAACACCCATGGGTAAGcctaaaggtattttagtctttttcttaattttaaattaggtgATTAATTATTTCCAGAGATACACGCTTATGTATAGAGGCATACACAGTCGTGTAAGGTCAACAAAAAGCTAaacttttggatcaaattatgaTCATAGGGAAATAAGAAGTTGCTTTAGTTAAGCAATTAGATACATGACCGTGCATGACTTATTTATGCTAGTGTATCATATTCTGGAATTAAAATAGTAGAGAGTGTGAGAGAGataaaaggtatttttgtcGCCTAAAGAGCCGCCAGTGATCACCAGAATACCATAGCCATGCAAGAGAAATGTTTTCGTGGGAATCCAAGTAAATATAGTAGCTTCCTTTGTTTGATCATGAAATCTCATAAGTTTTCTATTATACATATGATCTAAAGTTCTCTAGACATGAATTTGATGATTTGTATGTTGTATTtgattttgtatgtgaatatgATGAGCCATATGCATGCTAAATCCCTTGAGTGTAtgaatattatgtgttttggcTTGATTGGTCAATAATGTCATAGATGTGATGTGTATATTGGCTATAAGGCATGATTTTCAGTAAATAAACTGCTTAAACGacttaaaaattctttttatagGCTTATATGTGTGATTGAATGACCTTAGATGCGATTAGAACAATGTAAAAACCCTTAAGACGTGATTTTCATATCGtgacacatggtcatgtatggTTTTATACGTGCACTTGTGTCGTTCCAAAAATttcaagaaagacatagatGAGATACTTGATTGTGTGGACAATGACATAAATTTAGATcgaattgaatttgattaaaaaagtcaacaaccttaaggctagtgtcacatAACTAAATAGTCACGAACTATGTGCATAAGTGATGATACTTGTGAAAGtaatagggttggatacccatgagatatATCATAAACTCAATGCCAAGGCTTATAACCACCCAGTTCAGTTCAGAGGTGTATGGTAAAGATGtgacttttagatatttcttaTGTGATTAATGGGATACACCACATATGTACTTGAGGTAAGGGTTATCTCTAGATAGTTAGTCAATAGTTCCAATCAATTTATATGATAAGGGAAAAAACTGCTATCAGAGATTTCCCTATGTGATTAGAGTGTCCTAATTATTTAGCCTAATAAGCTTTTTGGTATGTGTGTAAGACACCACAGTAGCTTTTATCAGGGCATCAGATACTGATTCTAGCTTAGGTCTCCCCAATTTTTGTGGATGATCTATGTCAAGGCACCAAGGTGTCATAGTGTGACCATATTTAGCTTACGAATGAAATCCAAGTTTTTATCTCCAGTTAATTTAATAGATAGGGATGTTGAAAggtttccccttactgagttttactcatACGTTTCTTTTCGTATGTTTTGTAAGTAAAGGTAAGTAGAGGGGTAGATAAAGGATTCAGTGGTCCAGCAAGCACTTGTATGAAAGAGATTGGTTGTTATgttatttcagttttttaataAGACATTTAgctattgttattattattaatgttttcaaaCATTGTGATTATTCATGTTTTACACTGTTATTTTATATCAGAGATGTCTAATTGTTTAGTATTTACGAgtttctaaattaataaatgagtttatttttttattacatcacttttttcaaactttttttaataagacaTTTAGCTATTGTTAtgattatgatcatgcattaacattttttaaatagtttagcCATGCATatctcttttggtatattcctgTTAAGAGTATGCATCTAAAGAAATGTGTTACATTTATAATATCAGATCATGATCTTAGTACCCAAAAAAGGTGGAAAAGTTTTATGTGTCTAAAAAAATGCATGTAGAGACAAGTAAGAAAGTAGCTTCTCATAAAACACCGACCACACCCGCATACTTACT
This window contains:
- the LOC123205779 gene encoding uncharacterized protein LOC123205779; the protein is MVPPRRKKWTEAEEKTLIEKYGEMVADGTLVKMKTREKKYKPIALYVNSVHHVRDPMAFPWQWTWKDVSTKVQNMRHQYLLVKQKIKKPELSVDHSVGGESNGDEFDWVEGLTHWSNFLRYKEVFGDVASYNNNINNGGDLLAVVNEDRENGGGFVGVGNGMDIVEFGQMGHSGDGEFAGIDAGENGVMGLGFEYDGDEAEENFNGNSERVREDGDNAIAFEEIEVNGSNLNKKRKLLKGLEKKTFGFLTSQLGQLRDMEVRFEHREAERERERQRRENFRIKAEQEWERKWEERVKVREEREKTREKLRQQRIQEWEAIEKETEERERRRRDEDLIQESEWEDRINRRRSEWKKRIDEMLSQHRAEMGQMQARILHEQQSLTSQLLGIVSQWTGHPTGLSDHTGASNHYLSQMMQNLHHVNGMVHGDTRVDGDNQDDQFIVDG